A genomic window from Salvelinus alpinus chromosome 10, SLU_Salpinus.1, whole genome shotgun sequence includes:
- the LOC139532205 gene encoding CD99 antigen-like isoform X2, translating to MKSCLWIALLVTLAIGTKTQEFDLSDALDLDNPKATAIPKQPKKPAKDPSPEPGKPAGIPPKEGGTNPKPAPPPAPVDPKKPFDDPVPDKPAVVPPKDGGTGGGSFGDSDLFDVSDNGGYKPDPGKGGGGGGGGGGGGAPADQPQDVEAGSGQIAGVVSAIGVALLGAASSYFAYQKKKLCFKIQGGADPEMGKNAHGGRSGPQLMSNLLKSY from the exons ATGAAATCTTGCTTATGGATTGCCTTGCTTGTAACTCTTGCTATAGGGACGAAAACACAAG AATTTGATCTTTCTGATGCCTTAGATTTGG ATAACCCGAAGGCAACTGCTATTCCAAAACAGCCAAAGAAACCTGCAAAGGATCCCAGTCCAG AGCCTGGTAAACCAGCTGGGATCCCTCCTAAAGAAGGTGGAACTA ATCCCAAACCTGCCCCTCCTCCCGCACCTGTAGATCCCAAAAAACCATTTGATG ATCCCGTACCGGATAAACCAGCTGTTGTTCCACCTAAAGATGGAGGCACCG GTGGCGGGTCCTTCGGCGACAGCGACCTGTTTGATGTGAGCGATAACGGTGGCTACAAGCCTGATCCCGGcaagggaggtggtggaggaggaggaggag GAGGAGGTGGTGCTCCTGCAGATCAACCTCAAG ATGTAGAAGCTGGATCTGGTCAGATCGCTGGCGTAGTGAGTGCAATAGGAGTGGCCCTCCTTGGCGCTGCCTCCAGCTACTTTGCCTACCAGAAGAAGAAACTGTGTTTCAAGATTCAGGGAG GTGCAGACCCAGAAATGGGAAAGAACGCACATGGAGGTCGGTCTGGTCCTCAAT TGATGAGCAACTTGCTCAAGTCATATTAA
- the LOC139532205 gene encoding CD99 antigen-like isoform X4 — protein MKSCLWIALLVTLAIGTKTQEFDLSDALDLDNPKATAIPKQPKKPAKDPSPEPGKPAGIPPKEGGTNPKPAPPPAPVDPKKPFDDGMGFDLSDALGPDPVPDKPAVVPPKDGGTGGGSFGDSDLFDVSDNGGYKPDPGKGGGGGGGGGGGGAPADQPQDLDLLWGQFLKMLDANMPEGVHVWISNIKQAVLPLLEKAMELLDVGQ, from the exons ATGAAATCTTGCTTATGGATTGCCTTGCTTGTAACTCTTGCTATAGGGACGAAAACACAAG AATTTGATCTTTCTGATGCCTTAGATTTGG ATAACCCGAAGGCAACTGCTATTCCAAAACAGCCAAAGAAACCTGCAAAGGATCCCAGTCCAG AGCCTGGTAAACCAGCTGGGATCCCTCCTAAAGAAGGTGGAACTA ATCCCAAACCTGCCCCTCCTCCCGCACCTGTAGATCCCAAAAAACCATTTGATG ATGGGATGGGTTTTGACCTGTCTGATGCCTTGGGTCCAG ATCCCGTACCGGATAAACCAGCTGTTGTTCCACCTAAAGATGGAGGCACCG GTGGCGGGTCCTTCGGCGACAGCGACCTGTTTGATGTGAGCGATAACGGTGGCTACAAGCCTGATCCCGGcaagggaggtggtggaggaggaggaggag GAGGAGGTGGTGCTCCTGCAGATCAACCTCAAG ATCTAGACCTACTGTGGGGCCAATTCCTGAAGATGCTAGATGCTAACATGCCAGAGGGCGTCCATGTTTGGATATCCAACATAAAGCAAGCAGTGTTGCCTCTGTTAGAGAAGGCCATGGAGCTTTTGGATGTGGGCCAATGA
- the LOC139532205 gene encoding CD99 antigen-like protein 2 isoform X6: MPFPDPKPAPPPAPVDPKKPFDDGMGFDLSDALGPDPVPDKPAVVPPKDGGTGGGSFGDSDLFDVSDNGGYKPDPGKGGGGGGGGGGGGAPADQPQDVEAGSGQIAGVVSAIGVALLGAASSYFAYQKKKLCFKIQGGADPEMGKNAHGGRSGPQLMSNLLKSY; encoded by the exons ATGCCCTTTCCAGATCCCAAACCTGCCCCTCCTCCCGCACCTGTAGATCCCAAAAAACCATTTGATG ATGGGATGGGTTTTGACCTGTCTGATGCCTTGGGTCCAG ATCCCGTACCGGATAAACCAGCTGTTGTTCCACCTAAAGATGGAGGCACCG GTGGCGGGTCCTTCGGCGACAGCGACCTGTTTGATGTGAGCGATAACGGTGGCTACAAGCCTGATCCCGGcaagggaggtggtggaggaggaggaggag GAGGAGGTGGTGCTCCTGCAGATCAACCTCAAG ATGTAGAAGCTGGATCTGGTCAGATCGCTGGCGTAGTGAGTGCAATAGGAGTGGCCCTCCTTGGCGCTGCCTCCAGCTACTTTGCCTACCAGAAGAAGAAACTGTGTTTCAAGATTCAGGGAG GTGCAGACCCAGAAATGGGAAAGAACGCACATGGAGGTCGGTCTGGTCCTCAAT TGATGAGCAACTTGCTCAAGTCATATTAA
- the LOC139532205 gene encoding CD99 antigen-like isoform X1, which translates to MKSCLWIALLVTLAIGTKTQEFDLSDALDLDNPKATAIPKQPKKPAKDPSPEPGKPAGIPPKEGGTNPKPAPPPAPVDPKKPFDDGMGFDLSDALGPDPVPDKPAVVPPKDGGTGGGSFGDSDLFDVSDNGGYKPDPGKGGGGGGGGGGGGAPADQPQDVEAGSGQIAGVVSAIGVALLGAASSYFAYQKKKLCFKIQGGADPEMGKNAHGGRSGPQLMSNLLKSY; encoded by the exons ATGAAATCTTGCTTATGGATTGCCTTGCTTGTAACTCTTGCTATAGGGACGAAAACACAAG AATTTGATCTTTCTGATGCCTTAGATTTGG ATAACCCGAAGGCAACTGCTATTCCAAAACAGCCAAAGAAACCTGCAAAGGATCCCAGTCCAG AGCCTGGTAAACCAGCTGGGATCCCTCCTAAAGAAGGTGGAACTA ATCCCAAACCTGCCCCTCCTCCCGCACCTGTAGATCCCAAAAAACCATTTGATG ATGGGATGGGTTTTGACCTGTCTGATGCCTTGGGTCCAG ATCCCGTACCGGATAAACCAGCTGTTGTTCCACCTAAAGATGGAGGCACCG GTGGCGGGTCCTTCGGCGACAGCGACCTGTTTGATGTGAGCGATAACGGTGGCTACAAGCCTGATCCCGGcaagggaggtggtggaggaggaggaggag GAGGAGGTGGTGCTCCTGCAGATCAACCTCAAG ATGTAGAAGCTGGATCTGGTCAGATCGCTGGCGTAGTGAGTGCAATAGGAGTGGCCCTCCTTGGCGCTGCCTCCAGCTACTTTGCCTACCAGAAGAAGAAACTGTGTTTCAAGATTCAGGGAG GTGCAGACCCAGAAATGGGAAAGAACGCACATGGAGGTCGGTCTGGTCCTCAAT TGATGAGCAACTTGCTCAAGTCATATTAA
- the LOC139532205 gene encoding CD99 antigen-like isoform X3, translating to MKSCLWIALLVTLAIGTKTQEFDLSDALDLDNPKATAIPKQPKKPAKDPSPDPKPAPPPAPVDPKKPFDDGMGFDLSDALGPDPVPDKPAVVPPKDGGTGGGSFGDSDLFDVSDNGGYKPDPGKGGGGGGGGGGGGAPADQPQDVEAGSGQIAGVVSAIGVALLGAASSYFAYQKKKLCFKIQGGADPEMGKNAHGGRSGPQLMSNLLKSY from the exons ATGAAATCTTGCTTATGGATTGCCTTGCTTGTAACTCTTGCTATAGGGACGAAAACACAAG AATTTGATCTTTCTGATGCCTTAGATTTGG ATAACCCGAAGGCAACTGCTATTCCAAAACAGCCAAAGAAACCTGCAAAGGATCCCAGTCCAG ATCCCAAACCTGCCCCTCCTCCCGCACCTGTAGATCCCAAAAAACCATTTGATG ATGGGATGGGTTTTGACCTGTCTGATGCCTTGGGTCCAG ATCCCGTACCGGATAAACCAGCTGTTGTTCCACCTAAAGATGGAGGCACCG GTGGCGGGTCCTTCGGCGACAGCGACCTGTTTGATGTGAGCGATAACGGTGGCTACAAGCCTGATCCCGGcaagggaggtggtggaggaggaggaggag GAGGAGGTGGTGCTCCTGCAGATCAACCTCAAG ATGTAGAAGCTGGATCTGGTCAGATCGCTGGCGTAGTGAGTGCAATAGGAGTGGCCCTCCTTGGCGCTGCCTCCAGCTACTTTGCCTACCAGAAGAAGAAACTGTGTTTCAAGATTCAGGGAG GTGCAGACCCAGAAATGGGAAAGAACGCACATGGAGGTCGGTCTGGTCCTCAAT TGATGAGCAACTTGCTCAAGTCATATTAA
- the LOC139532205 gene encoding CD99 antigen-like protein 2 isoform X5 produces MKSCLWIALLVTLAIGTKTQEFDLSDALDLDNPKATAIPKQPKKPAKDPSPDPKPAPPPAPVDPKKPFDDPVPDKPAVVPPKDGGTGGGSFGDSDLFDVSDNGGYKPDPGKGGGGGGGGGGGGAPADQPQDVEAGSGQIAGVVSAIGVALLGAASSYFAYQKKKLCFKIQGGADPEMGKNAHGGRSGPQLMSNLLKSY; encoded by the exons ATGAAATCTTGCTTATGGATTGCCTTGCTTGTAACTCTTGCTATAGGGACGAAAACACAAG AATTTGATCTTTCTGATGCCTTAGATTTGG ATAACCCGAAGGCAACTGCTATTCCAAAACAGCCAAAGAAACCTGCAAAGGATCCCAGTCCAG ATCCCAAACCTGCCCCTCCTCCCGCACCTGTAGATCCCAAAAAACCATTTGATG ATCCCGTACCGGATAAACCAGCTGTTGTTCCACCTAAAGATGGAGGCACCG GTGGCGGGTCCTTCGGCGACAGCGACCTGTTTGATGTGAGCGATAACGGTGGCTACAAGCCTGATCCCGGcaagggaggtggtggaggaggaggaggag GAGGAGGTGGTGCTCCTGCAGATCAACCTCAAG ATGTAGAAGCTGGATCTGGTCAGATCGCTGGCGTAGTGAGTGCAATAGGAGTGGCCCTCCTTGGCGCTGCCTCCAGCTACTTTGCCTACCAGAAGAAGAAACTGTGTTTCAAGATTCAGGGAG GTGCAGACCCAGAAATGGGAAAGAACGCACATGGAGGTCGGTCTGGTCCTCAAT TGATGAGCAACTTGCTCAAGTCATATTAA
- the LOC139531366 gene encoding UPF0728 protein C10orf53 homolog, producing the protein MPQNEVVIVRYGPYKSCGIVDHRTFRLIGLQTALEEYGHQSILEKMSDWNKVELVVNGECVYTCSIKQLEFGGDGKLGPLCKEAVTTVQNAY; encoded by the exons ATGCCTCAAAATGAAGTAGTTATCGTGCGCTACGGCCCATATAAATCGTGTGGAATCGTGGACCACAGAACGTTTCGTCTGATTGGCCTCCAAA CTGCATTGGAAGAGTATGGACATCAAAGTATTTTGGAGAAAATGTCTGATTGGAACAAGGTGGAACTTGTGGTCAATGGAGAATGTGTCTATACATGCAGCATAAAACAGCTGGAGTTT GGAGGAGATGGGAAACTGGGCCCCCTATGCAAGGAGGCCGTCACTACTGTGCAGAATGCATACTGA